One window from the genome of Cricetulus griseus strain 17A/GY chromosome 2, alternate assembly CriGri-PICRH-1.0, whole genome shotgun sequence encodes:
- the Gpr151 gene encoding G-protein coupled receptor 151 — protein sequence MGKAMLAAVFADSDPSIMNVSFAHLHFAGGYLPSDSKSWRTIIPALLVAVCLVGFLGNLCVISILLHGVRKRKPSMIHSLILNLSLADISLLGLSAPVRATAYSKDVWDLGWFICKSSDWFIHTCMAAKSLTIVVVAKVCFMYASDPAKQVSIHNCTIWSVLVAIWLVASLLPLPEWFFSTTRHHGGVEMCLLDVPAVAEEFMSMFGKLYPLLVFCLPLLLASFYFQRAYGQCKKRGTKTQNLRNQMRSKQLTVMLLSSAVTSALLWLPEWVAWLWVWHLKAGGPLPPQGFIALSQVLMFSISTANPLIFLVMSEEFKAGLKGVWKWITRKPAAASEVQGVPDGNTEVLPDKVPSPESQTSIQETDRPDFPNSSKEKTDKTVIPILPDVEQFWHERDAVPSAQDNDPIPWEHEDQETKGCN from the coding sequence ATGGGAAAGGCAATGCTGGCAGCTGTCTTTGCTGACTCCGATCCCAGCATCATGAATGTGTCCTTTGCTCACCTCCACTTTGCAGGAGGGTACCTGCCATCTGACTCCAAGTCCTGGAGGACCATCATTCCAGCTCTCTTGGTGGCTGTGTGCCTGGTGGGCTTCCTGGGGAACCTATGTGTGATCAGCATCCTCCTTCATGGTGTTCGGAAAAGAAAGCCATCCATGATCCACTCCCTGATTCTGAACCTCAGCCTGGCTGACATCTCTCTCCTGGGCCTTTCTGCACCTGTCCGAGCTACAGCATACTCCAAAGATGTTTGGGATCTAGGCTGGTTTATCTGCAAGTCCTCTGACTGGTTCATCCACACATGCATGGCAGCCAAGAGTTTGACAATTGTTGTAGTTGCCAAAGTGTGCTTCATGTATGCAAGTGACCCAGCCAAGCAAGTGAGTATCCACAACTGCACCATCTGGTCAGTGCTGGTGGCCATCTGGCTTGTAGCCAGCCTGCTTCCCCTGCCAGAATGGTTCTTTAGCACCACCAGACATCACGGAGGTGTGGAAATGTGCCTGTTGGATGTGCCAGCTGTGGCTGAAGAATTCATGTCAATGTTCGGTAAGCtctaccctcttctggtgttttgCCTTCCTTTACTGCTAGCCAGCTTTTATTTCCAGCGAGCTTATGGCCAATGTAAAAAACGAGGTACGAAAACACAAAACCTGAGAAACCAGATGCGTTCTAAGCAACTCACAGTGATGCTGCTAAGTAGTGCAGTCACCTCTGCTCTTCTGTGGCTCCCTGAGTGGGTAGCCTGGCTGTGGGTATGGCATCTGAAGGCTGGAGGTCCACTGCCACCACAGGGGTTTATAGCCCTGTCTCAAGTTCTGATGTTCTCCATCTCTACAGCAAACCCTCTCATTTTTCTAGTGATGTCTGAAGAGTTCAAGGCAGGCTTGAAAGGTGTATGGAAATGGATAACCAGAAAGCCCGCAGCTGCCTCAGAGGTTCAGGGGGTACCAGATGGAAACACAGAGGTCCTTCCTGACAAGGTTCCCTCTCCAGAGTCCCAAACATCCAttcaagagacagacagacctgaCTTTCCCAACTCCAGCAAAGAGAAAACTGACAAGACAGTGATTCCCATCCTCCCTGATGTTGAGCAGTTTTGGCATGAGAGGGATGCTGTCCCTTCAGCACAAGACAATGACCCTATTCCCTGGGAACATGAAGACCAAGAGACAAAGGGCTGCAATTAA